The Mauremys reevesii isolate NIE-2019 linkage group 1, ASM1616193v1, whole genome shotgun sequence genome has a segment encoding these proteins:
- the LOC120368678 gene encoding LOW QUALITY PROTEIN: taste receptor type 2 member 40-like (The sequence of the model RefSeq protein was modified relative to this genomic sequence to represent the inferred CDS: inserted 1 base in 1 codon; substituted 1 base at 1 genomic stop codon) yields the protein MSGEDCASRRADKPTQISLFYLIILAIESIIGIGGNGVIVAINLTNWVMIRTLSSCDMILIFLSLSRLCLQTRFMLMVVCSMFYPAFYNEDKVYKIFNTLIMFLNYSSLWFAAWLSVFYCAKTASFTQPLFIWLKXKISSLVPWXESSLFSLLSSFPFLWDIYNVYCNNSMANSTKGTVAKEINLFPQILLDNIGICLPLLVFVASTVLLITRKMENKATGFTDPNMEAHMGAIKSIFSFLILYLFNFAALIPTLADIFSTNSSWDVICTVVMAAYPMGHSMILILGNPKFKQVSARILHCAKCHLRSRSM from the exons ATGTCAGGTGAAGACTGTGCTTCCCGGAGGGCAGACAAGCCAACTCAAATTTCTCTCTTCTATCTGATCATTTTAGCCATTGAATCCATCATAGGAATTGGGGGAaatggagtcattgtggctatcAATCTCACCAACTGGGTCATGATCAGGACACTGTCCTCCTGTGATATGATCTTGATCTTCCTGAGCTTATCCAGACTCTGCCTGCAGACCCGGTTCATGCTGATGGTGGTTTGCAGCATGTTCTATCCAGCCTTTTATAATGAGGATAAGGTATACAAAATTTTCAATACTCTCATCATGTTTCTGAACTACTCCAGCCTCTGGTTTGCTGCTTGGCTCAGTGTCTTCTACTGTGCCAAGACTGCCAGCTTCACCCAGCCCCTGTTCATCTGGCTGAAGTGAAAAATTTCCAGTCTGGTTCCAT TAGAATCATCCCTTTTCTCCCTACTGAGCAGTTTTCCTTTCTTGTGGGACATCTACAATGTGTACTGCAACAACTCCATGGCAAACAGCACAAAGGGGACAGTTGCAAAGGAGATCAATTTGTTTCCCCAGATTCTTCTCGACAACATTGGGATATGTCTGCCTTTACTAGTCTTTGTTGCTTCCACTGTCCTGTTAATCACCAGGAAGATGGAAAACAAGGCAACTGGCTTCACAGATCCCAACATGGAGGCCCACATGGGTGCCATCAAATCCATCTTCTCCTTCCTTATCCTATACCTTTTCAATTTTGCTGCTTTGATTCCCACATTAGCTGACATCTTCTCAACTAACAGCAGCTGGGATGTCATCTGTACAGTTGTGATGGCTGCCTATCCCATGGGACACTCTATGATCTTGATCTTGGGCAATCCCAAATTCAAACAGGTATCAGCCAGGATTCTGCACTGTGCCAAGTGTCACTTGAGAAGCAGGTCCATGTAA